The following proteins come from a genomic window of Trifolium pratense cultivar HEN17-A07 linkage group LG4, ARS_RC_1.1, whole genome shotgun sequence:
- the LOC123923933 gene encoding putative invertase inhibitor, translated as MEKLRSMKFLIYIVFSLLFLSQHSNGYGSNLILQSCRDASNNDPNLSYDFCVTSLNEACKNKSQPTKLEDLVNISIQLTKSNGTKIISIISKQLQNQTQDEYVKSCLQDCFDLYNDSLSSLDDALVAFNKSKDLDTAGINVSAALDDSVTCEDQFKERKEKNETSPLTKENRVYFQLNVISLSFIQMIHQHN; from the coding sequence ATGGAAAAACTTAGAAGCATGAAGTTCCTCATATACATagttttttctcttctttttctttctcaacacTCAAATGGTTATGGCTCCAATCTTATCCTTCAATCTTGTAGGGATGCCTCTAATAATGACCCAAATTTGAGCTATGATTTTTGTGTTACATCCCTCAATGAAGCTTGCAAGAACAAATCACAACCTACCAAACTTGAAGATCTTGTGAACATATCAATTCAGCTAACCAAGTCCAATGGAACCAAAATCATTTCCATAATTTCAAAGCAGTTGCAAAACCAAACTCAAGATGAATATGTCAAATCATGTTTACAAGATTGTTTTGATCTTTACAATGATTCACTTTCATCTTTAGATGATGCTTTGGTTGCTTTCAATAAATCAAAGGATTTGGACACGGCCGGTATAAACGTTAGCGCCGCCTTAGATGATTCGGTTACATGTGAAGATCAATTCAAAGAAaggaaagagaaaaatgaaacttCTCCTTTAACAAAAGAGAATCGTGTTTACTTTCAACTCAACGTCATATCTCTATCTTTTATTCAAATGATTCATCAACATAACTAG
- the LOC123923935 gene encoding pectinesterase inhibitor 12-like encodes MHRYSLCVSLYLFFLFLVTISHGTICSSHDLIDQTCEKCANQSVILSYSLCSTALPVVPVSHSTNLEGLAIIAMELALENVTNTLATVEKLLGDESLDKYVMGCLTDCLELYSDAVWRIVDSVDVFLSGNYEVSRIWMSSVMEAASTCQQGFEEKGEVSPLTEENYNLFQLCGIALCIIHLSTPVTANAIPF; translated from the coding sequence ATGCATAGGTATTCTTTGTGTGTTTCTCTATAcctttttttcttgtttcttgttacaatcTCTCATGGAACAATATGTTCTAGTCACGACTTAATCGACCAAACCTGCGAAAAATGTGCAAACCAATCTGTAATTTTGAGCTATAGTTTATGCTCGACAGCTCTTCCGGTGGTTCCGGTGAGTCATTCGACAAATCTTGAAGGGTTGGCTATAATTGCAATGGAGTTAGCTTTGGAGAATGTGACTAATACGCTTGCAACTGTAGAGAAGTTATTGGGTGATGAGAGTTTGGATAAATATGTGATGGGTTGCTTAACGGATTGTTTGGAACTATATAGTGATGCGGTATGGAGGATAGTGGATTCCGTAGATGTTTTCTTATCGGGGAATTATGAAGTAAGTAGGATTTGGATGAGTTCGGTTATGGAAGCAGCGTCGACATGCCAACAAGGTTTTGAAGAGAAGGGTGAAGTTTCTCCTTTGACCGAGGAGAATTATAATCTCTTCCAGTTATGTGGTATTGCGCTTTGCATCATCCACTTGTCTACCCCTGTGACTGCAAATGCAATACCTTTTTAA